A single Mercenaria mercenaria strain notata chromosome 9, MADL_Memer_1, whole genome shotgun sequence DNA region contains:
- the LOC128559366 gene encoding protein eyes shut-like isoform X2: protein MFTFLIITFLFQTATLARSTNPCNCEIGKTCNANNNDTIGGCKCMQGFKGENCTDVDECTVGERDPCFHRGLCYNTIGSYRCHCHRGWRHDHNDDPCTIDIDECAKNTILCKNGGTCRNTNGSYDCDCIKPWEGQNCTYYNSCMSNPCQNGGKCTKSGADSDKTHNCTCKAGWQGFNCSTDVNECSLNGRGVCLNDGNCTNTPGSYICTCDTGWSGKNCNESTSILTTKADNPSTKSITEAEIPSTISTTEEDNPSTIPTTEADDQSTNPNTEADNPSTKSVTEAEIPSTISTTEEDNPSTIPTTEADDLSTNPNTEADKLPTTVITATDIPTTTMINKTNYQLTKMITNTQNNLKETTKEDKTPVIVGAAVGSIIIVVAACVAGYFLYKRKHARVVSENITNDMDRNEKFDEKRITKKEAIELPNC, encoded by the exons ATGTTTACATTCCTGATCATTACATTTCTTTTTCAGACAGCAACACTCGCGCGg TCTACAAATCCGTGTAACTGTGAGATCGGAAAGACATGTAATGCTAACAATAATGATACAATTGGTGGATGCAAATGTATGCAG GGATTCAAGGGAGAGAATTGCACGGATGTGGATGAATGTACAGTTGGTGAACGGGATCCGTGTTTTCACAGAGGGTTGTGTTACAATACTATAGGAAGCTATAG ATGTCATTGTCATAGAGGTTGGAGACATGATCATAATGATGACCCATGCACCATAGACATAGACGAGTGCGCAAAGAATACCATATTGTGCAAGAATGGTGGTACATGCCGTAACACCAACGGTTCATATGATTGCGACTGTATAAAACCATGGGAAGGTCAAAATTGCACTTATTATAACTCATGTATGTCTAACCCgtgtcaaaatggcggaaaatgcACAAAGTCTGGAGCCGACTCTGATAAAACTCATAACTGTACTTGTAAAGCCGGATGGCAAGGTTTTAATTGTTCCACTGATGTAAATGAGTGTTCGCTGAACGGACGTGGTGTGTGTCTCAATGATGGTAACTGCACTAATACACCTGGTTCATACATTTGCACGTGTGACACAGGCTGGTCAGGTAAAAATTGTAATGAATCTACATCAATTTTAACAACTAAAGCAGACAACCCGTCTACTAAATCGATCACTGAAGCAGAAATCCCGTCCACTATATCGACCACTGAAGAAGACAACCCGTCTACTATACCGACCACGGAAGCAGACGACCAATCTACTAATCCAAACACTGAAGCAGACAACCCGTCTACTAAATCGGTCACTGAAGCAGAAATCCCGTCCACTATATCGACCACTGAAGAAGACAACCCGTCTACTATACCGACCACGGAAGCAGACGACCTTTCTACTAATCCAAACACTGAAGCAGACAAGCTGCCTACTACAGTGATCACTGCAACAGACATACCAACTACTACaatgataaataaaacaaactaccAATTAACCAAAATGATCACTAACacccaaaataatttaaaagaaacaacaaaagaaGATAAAACACCAGTTATTGTTGGAGCAGCTGTGGGTAGTATTATAATCGTAGTTGCTGCGTGTGTAGCCGGCTACTTTCTCTACAAAAG GAAACATGCAAGAGTTGtgtcagaaaatataacaaatgacatggatagaaatgaaaaatttgaCGAAAAGCGGATAACCAAAAAAGAAGCCATTGAACTTCCAAACTGTTAG
- the LOC128559366 gene encoding fibropellin-1-like isoform X1, whose product MFTFLIITFLFQTATLARSTNPCNCEIGKTCNANNNDTIGGCKCMQGFKGENCTDVDECTVGERDPCFHRGLCYNTIGSYSCRCLKSWTGYHCEHNVTSTITCMPGYSGDECEIALCEHGYAVNSTNKTIPYTCHCHRGWRHDHNDDPCTIDIDECAKNTILCKNGGTCRNTNGSYDCDCIKPWEGQNCTYYNSCMSNPCQNGGKCTKSGADSDKTHNCTCKAGWQGFNCSTDVNECSLNGRGVCLNDGNCTNTPGSYICTCDTGWSGKNCNESTSILTTKADNPSTKSITEAEIPSTISTTEEDNPSTIPTTEADDQSTNPNTEADNPSTKSVTEAEIPSTISTTEEDNPSTIPTTEADDLSTNPNTEADKLPTTVITATDIPTTTMINKTNYQLTKMITNTQNNLKETTKEDKTPVIVGAAVGSIIIVVAACVAGYFLYKRKHARVVSENITNDMDRNEKFDEKRITKKEAIELPNC is encoded by the exons ATGTTTACATTCCTGATCATTACATTTCTTTTTCAGACAGCAACACTCGCGCGg TCTACAAATCCGTGTAACTGTGAGATCGGAAAGACATGTAATGCTAACAATAATGATACAATTGGTGGATGCAAATGTATGCAG GGATTCAAGGGAGAGAATTGCACGGATGTGGATGAATGTACAGTTGGTGAACGGGATCCGTGTTTTCACAGAGGGTTGTGTTACAATACTATAGGAAGCTATAG TTGCCGTTGTCTAAAATCTTGGACGGGTTATCACTGTGAACACAACGTTACCAGTACCATAACATGTATGCCTGGGTATAGTGGAGATGAATGCGAAATTGCACTCTGTGAACATGGATATGCTGTAAACAGTACGAATAAAACAATCCCGTATAC ATGTCATTGTCATAGAGGTTGGAGACATGATCATAATGATGACCCATGCACCATAGACATAGACGAGTGCGCAAAGAATACCATATTGTGCAAGAATGGTGGTACATGCCGTAACACCAACGGTTCATATGATTGCGACTGTATAAAACCATGGGAAGGTCAAAATTGCACTTATTATAACTCATGTATGTCTAACCCgtgtcaaaatggcggaaaatgcACAAAGTCTGGAGCCGACTCTGATAAAACTCATAACTGTACTTGTAAAGCCGGATGGCAAGGTTTTAATTGTTCCACTGATGTAAATGAGTGTTCGCTGAACGGACGTGGTGTGTGTCTCAATGATGGTAACTGCACTAATACACCTGGTTCATACATTTGCACGTGTGACACAGGCTGGTCAGGTAAAAATTGTAATGAATCTACATCAATTTTAACAACTAAAGCAGACAACCCGTCTACTAAATCGATCACTGAAGCAGAAATCCCGTCCACTATATCGACCACTGAAGAAGACAACCCGTCTACTATACCGACCACGGAAGCAGACGACCAATCTACTAATCCAAACACTGAAGCAGACAACCCGTCTACTAAATCGGTCACTGAAGCAGAAATCCCGTCCACTATATCGACCACTGAAGAAGACAACCCGTCTACTATACCGACCACGGAAGCAGACGACCTTTCTACTAATCCAAACACTGAAGCAGACAAGCTGCCTACTACAGTGATCACTGCAACAGACATACCAACTACTACaatgataaataaaacaaactaccAATTAACCAAAATGATCACTAACacccaaaataatttaaaagaaacaacaaaagaaGATAAAACACCAGTTATTGTTGGAGCAGCTGTGGGTAGTATTATAATCGTAGTTGCTGCGTGTGTAGCCGGCTACTTTCTCTACAAAAG GAAACATGCAAGAGTTGtgtcagaaaatataacaaatgacatggatagaaatgaaaaatttgaCGAAAAGCGGATAACCAAAAAAGAAGCCATTGAACTTCCAAACTGTTAG